A single Halogeometricum rufum DNA region contains:
- a CDS encoding DUF7551 domain-containing protein codes for MVGTTLIELRERVESLASDGGTYFLVCARTGERPIPTTGLRFEGRATARSAVRAAEQYRTSLRRYDEQLPYRDLVVCQDADTGTSAAAGGEARDAGEDRWSLSEPVLRGTATADDRQRLTEFCHEVAAVVFETLSETGYDAVETAVMDAYFELAESVEDTDELCLCLLESVAAELDARLSPAEQAAVLSDAASRLDSRTTARGPRIDAAFAHLRAAGVVESVSRSPWSVDLRQGTRSVVVRLHEYALSPQDGRLPTLPLVVELYRGGWDWSPASVEVTDSDDEDWRVRLVLAREPDPGDLARAPIRPAGA; via the coding sequence ATGGTCGGAACGACACTCATCGAACTCCGCGAACGCGTCGAGAGTCTCGCCAGCGACGGGGGGACGTACTTCCTCGTCTGCGCCCGCACCGGAGAGCGACCCATCCCCACGACGGGACTCCGGTTCGAGGGGAGAGCGACCGCGAGAAGCGCCGTACGGGCGGCCGAACAGTATCGGACATCCCTCCGTCGCTACGACGAACAGTTACCCTACCGCGACCTCGTCGTCTGTCAGGACGCCGACACCGGAACGTCGGCCGCCGCCGGAGGAGAGGCACGAGACGCCGGCGAGGACCGCTGGTCGCTCTCGGAACCGGTACTCCGCGGAACGGCGACGGCGGACGACCGGCAGCGACTGACGGAGTTCTGTCACGAAGTCGCAGCCGTCGTGTTCGAGACGCTCAGCGAGACGGGCTACGACGCCGTCGAAACCGCGGTGATGGACGCGTACTTCGAACTCGCCGAGTCCGTCGAAGACACGGACGAACTCTGCCTGTGCCTGCTCGAGAGCGTCGCGGCGGAACTCGACGCGCGCCTCTCGCCCGCCGAGCAGGCGGCCGTCCTGTCGGACGCCGCGTCCCGGCTGGATTCGAGGACGACGGCGCGCGGGCCGCGAATCGACGCCGCGTTCGCGCATCTGCGAGCGGCGGGCGTCGTCGAGAGCGTCAGTCGCTCGCCGTGGTCCGTCGACCTGCGACAGGGTACCCGGTCTGTCGTCGTGCGCCTGCACGAGTACGCGCTGTCGCCGCAAGACGGTCGACTCCCGACCCTCCCGCTCGTGGTCGAACTCTACCGCGGCGGCTGGGACTGGTCGCCCGCGTCGGTCGAGGTGACGGACTCGGACGACGAGGACTGGCGCGTCCGACTCGTACTCGCGCGCGAACCGGACCCCGGCGACCTGGCGAGGGCGCCGATTCGACCGGCGGGGGCCTGA
- a CDS encoding 4Fe-4S ferredoxin N-terminal domain-containing protein, producing MNDPQQPRLTPIDEWEEEAEAMLDGVEYDTDLGVRMARDAIRVSNGDMTDAEFHEKYHDEVLEEFGEDERPTKPEGFDDD from the coding sequence ATGAACGACCCACAACAGCCGCGGTTGACGCCGATCGACGAGTGGGAAGAGGAAGCCGAAGCGATGCTGGACGGCGTCGAGTACGACACCGATCTGGGAGTACGAATGGCTCGCGACGCGATTCGTGTCTCAAACGGTGATATGACCGACGCCGAGTTCCACGAGAAGTACCACGACGAGGTGCTCGAGGAGTTCGGTGAAGACGAGCGTCCGACCAAACCAGAGGGATTCGACGATGACTGA
- a CDS encoding helix-turn-helix domain-containing protein, whose translation MEQSESGVVDSAESDPKRRTLQVVFEIELSESGSCPLSNPESSVEAVHNQIDGEVCHADVTVADEGDSTQMLHTTTQVGDSCLCLAFGDVGCVPRFRRVDGGTILIETYAGDRNDISELVARLKSVTDRVSLRRLTTRQQTDGATVESTTVDLSRLTAKQREAATIAVSEGYYQTPRQTSLEELSEALGISKSALSQRLSAVESKLATAAFDP comes from the coding sequence ATGGAGCAGTCTGAGAGCGGGGTCGTTGATTCAGCAGAAAGTGACCCGAAGAGGCGAACCCTTCAGGTCGTATTCGAGATCGAACTCTCTGAAAGTGGTTCGTGTCCGCTCTCGAACCCGGAGTCCTCGGTCGAAGCCGTTCACAACCAAATCGACGGAGAGGTTTGTCACGCAGACGTGACCGTCGCCGACGAGGGCGACAGCACGCAGATGCTGCATACGACAACTCAGGTCGGGGACTCGTGTCTCTGTCTCGCGTTCGGCGACGTCGGGTGCGTCCCCCGATTCCGACGTGTCGACGGCGGGACCATTCTCATCGAGACGTACGCTGGAGACCGGAACGACATCAGTGAACTCGTCGCCCGACTGAAATCCGTGACCGACCGTGTGAGTCTGCGTCGACTCACGACCCGACAACAGACTGACGGCGCGACGGTCGAGTCGACGACGGTCGACCTCTCGCGTCTCACCGCGAAACAGCGGGAGGCAGCGACGATTGCGGTGTCCGAGGGGTATTACCAGACTCCTCGTCAGACGAGTCTCGAGGAACTGTCGGAAGCGCTCGGTATCTCGAAATCCGCCCTCTCACAGCGACTGAGTGCGGTCGAATCGAAACTCGCGACGGCGGCGTTCGACCCGTAG
- a CDS encoding molybdopterin-dependent oxidoreductase, producing the protein MTDEGVHRRDVLKAGGAAAALGLGGGGFVQTLAESVDDEQSTRDPSVESFVGQNEVIQTVCSPNCRGKCPIDVHVRDGQVKKIEPHPPEDEQYKRACVLGLSHTQRVYDPTRLKYPMKRADWSPDAPNPKGRGPDAEFERVSWDEALDLVAGKMQSLKADHGAESVLFHEGSGNYGQTGKSFNRLASLFGATQSAWGIDANVGRGFNRVTGVGFFLPPTNEAEDWENANTIIVWGSDIFSSQFQMDASKILDAVENGAKLVVVDPVYTTTASKADLWLPVKPGKDVHLALAMMHTVFEDETYDEEFLRKRTTAPALIRKDTGELLSASEVFDDGGENQVVAFEQGTDSPVELEPETGGPYALFGEYTVDGIECETALERLRDHVADYAPENVAEKTGVDAENIRTAIRWLATRGPGGIAPSYAIGRYKHGHIFGQAYAMLMGLTGDYGRHGNIHAHHSGGATLSAGDWAAPEGADPGPSMFFPDYPDAMIDGDPHEVRAVYSIESNMMGNQFPDRKRFQEAIESLDMYVVADMHHTDTVQHADIILPVPHWFEQEDISSGWGSHPHLGYRHKVQEPLWETRDDYYAIRGLAERLGFGDRFPETKREMLRELVSRDDDIDFDTLFEQGTQKKESVPIVKYTDEFPTETGRIKMYDDDAPSEEGVTFDVPRPLEDRTADDYEKADDYPLMFMQKHSRFRIHSQYEMLNWVREINPEPQLDIHPKDAKARGIEDGDYVRVHNDRGEMVVKAKYNEAFQPGLVNTDQGWWSRDYVKGHHNDLTHNETSEIGKTMSFYDVRVEVEPAPDDIETEQYEANNPRGAGAEASHAGGD; encoded by the coding sequence ATGACTGACGAGGGAGTCCACCGACGCGACGTGTTGAAGGCCGGCGGTGCTGCTGCCGCCCTCGGCCTCGGCGGTGGCGGGTTCGTCCAGACGCTGGCCGAGAGCGTCGACGACGAGCAATCGACGCGCGACCCCAGCGTCGAGAGTTTCGTCGGGCAGAACGAGGTTATCCAGACCGTCTGCTCGCCCAACTGTCGGGGGAAGTGTCCGATCGACGTCCACGTCCGTGACGGACAGGTCAAGAAGATCGAGCCCCACCCGCCCGAGGACGAACAGTACAAGCGCGCCTGTGTGCTCGGCCTCTCGCACACCCAGCGCGTCTACGACCCGACGCGGCTGAAGTATCCGATGAAGCGCGCCGACTGGTCACCCGACGCACCCAATCCGAAGGGTCGCGGCCCAGACGCCGAGTTCGAGCGTGTCTCCTGGGACGAGGCGCTCGACCTCGTCGCCGGGAAGATGCAGTCGCTGAAAGCCGACCACGGCGCGGAGAGCGTGCTCTTTCACGAGGGGTCGGGCAACTACGGACAGACGGGGAAGTCGTTCAACCGACTGGCTTCGCTGTTCGGTGCGACCCAGTCCGCGTGGGGTATCGACGCCAACGTCGGCCGCGGGTTCAACCGCGTCACTGGCGTCGGCTTCTTCCTCCCGCCGACGAACGAGGCGGAAGACTGGGAGAACGCCAACACCATCATCGTCTGGGGGTCGGACATCTTCTCCAGTCAGTTCCAGATGGACGCCTCGAAGATACTCGACGCCGTCGAGAACGGGGCGAAACTCGTCGTCGTCGACCCCGTGTACACGACGACGGCGTCGAAGGCCGACCTGTGGCTTCCGGTCAAGCCCGGCAAGGACGTGCACCTCGCGCTCGCGATGATGCACACCGTCTTCGAGGACGAGACGTACGACGAGGAGTTCCTCCGGAAGCGGACGACCGCGCCCGCGCTTATCCGCAAAGACACCGGCGAACTGCTCAGCGCGAGCGAGGTCTTCGACGACGGCGGCGAGAACCAGGTCGTCGCCTTCGAGCAGGGGACCGACAGCCCGGTCGAACTCGAACCCGAAACCGGCGGTCCGTACGCCCTCTTCGGGGAGTACACCGTCGACGGTATCGAGTGTGAGACGGCTCTCGAACGGCTTCGAGACCACGTGGCGGACTACGCGCCCGAGAACGTCGCCGAGAAGACGGGTGTCGACGCGGAGAACATCCGGACGGCCATCCGCTGGCTTGCGACGCGTGGTCCCGGCGGAATCGCCCCGAGTTACGCCATCGGGCGCTACAAACACGGGCATATCTTCGGGCAGGCGTACGCGATGCTGATGGGCCTGACCGGCGACTACGGTCGGCACGGCAACATCCACGCTCACCACTCGGGCGGGGCGACGCTCAGCGCGGGCGACTGGGCCGCACCCGAGGGGGCCGACCCCGGGCCGTCGATGTTCTTCCCCGACTACCCCGACGCGATGATAGACGGCGACCCGCACGAGGTTCGGGCCGTCTACTCCATCGAGTCGAACATGATGGGGAACCAGTTCCCCGACCGCAAGCGGTTCCAAGAGGCCATCGAGAGCCTCGACATGTACGTGGTCGCGGACATGCACCACACGGACACGGTCCAGCACGCGGACATCATCTTGCCCGTTCCGCACTGGTTCGAGCAAGAGGACATCAGCTCCGGGTGGGGCTCGCACCCGCACCTCGGCTATCGGCACAAGGTGCAGGAGCCGCTGTGGGAGACGAGAGACGACTACTACGCGATCCGTGGGCTCGCCGAGCGACTCGGCTTCGGTGACCGGTTCCCAGAGACGAAACGCGAGATGCTCCGAGAACTCGTGAGCCGAGACGACGACATCGACTTCGACACCCTGTTCGAGCAGGGAACCCAGAAGAAAGAGAGCGTCCCCATCGTCAAGTACACCGACGAGTTCCCCACGGAGACGGGTCGCATCAAGATGTACGACGACGACGCGCCGAGCGAAGAGGGCGTCACGTTCGACGTCCCGCGCCCCCTCGAAGACCGGACGGCCGACGACTACGAGAAGGCCGACGACTACCCGCTGATGTTCATGCAGAAGCACAGCCGGTTCCGCATCCACTCGCAGTACGAGATGCTGAACTGGGTGCGGGAGATCAACCCCGAGCCGCAGTTGGACATCCATCCGAAGGATGCGAAGGCTCGCGGTATCGAAGACGGCGACTACGTTCGGGTGCACAACGACCGCGGCGAGATGGTCGTGAAGGCGAAGTACAACGAGGCGTTCCAGCCCGGTCTGGTCAACACCGACCAGGGCTGGTGGTCGCGTGACTACGTCAAGGGCCACCACAACGACCTCACGCACAACGAGACCAGCGAAATCGGGAAGACAATGTCGTTCTACGACGTGCGTGTCGAAGTCGAGCCCGCACCCGACGACATCGAGACGGAACAGTACGAAGCGAACAACCCGCGCGGAGCCGGCGCCGAGGCGTCGCACGCAGGAGGTGACTGA